A DNA window from Drosophila pseudoobscura strain MV-25-SWS-2005 chromosome 2, UCI_Dpse_MV25, whole genome shotgun sequence contains the following coding sequences:
- the cic gene encoding putative transcription factor capicua isoform X13: MNAFQDFELGAKLYLQCLLSLSSSRSATPSYTSPVNHAGASPLNAIAHSPVNVSSNHHHRQNFFTPIAATNQSQQPTAVTSVASIGPLDTGKWKTTPSPVLYNANNNNNNGWEGNNSNSGASGNGTGGGGGGAQPLPMPPQTTAVSLVMHAPPPQHQQHQHQQPPAAHLNALPGPGAPPSSVGHATSVIRISSSQQHATTQQQQLPQQSQHPHPHVVASQNQTFHPVIVDATQLTVTSMPVQSMMQQQVPHTSVSFHHPNTPTNTTSVAVTSIVHGHGHGQGQGQGQEKVLPKNGYNAPSHPWYKILPQMPPMTKAPQGPATPTTTTTASNYSVVMMHQQQQQQQQQQQQQPSPQQSPLGGGGVGGAVQQQQTSLNHNNNHMIVPNPMSSPGKPLNCSMNDAKVAAAAAAAAAAAVTHQQAAPVAVAAEEQDDQLDDDVFESTPAPAAAITNGKKQTAAMQRQQTYTSNSNIRKLEECHDDGANGGAPITSAAKRRSQSLSALQQQQQQQAAQQQQQAAAASAAGGAAGGQPAAANKKIRRPMNAFMIFSKKHRKMVHKKHPNQDNRTVSKILGEWWYALKPEQKAQYHELASVVKDEHFKQHPEWKWCSKDRRKSSTSTAAGKAGAAGAAAAAGDAKSRLASVDGSDSLEHDMCPNTPGGQGDHQGDIIPLTIDNYNSACDEAPTTISGGKGGKLLKNELHSDEDEQMLVVEDQPPCKKLDLQCRERVNDSDMDDAPYDYRKQQQQQQEKDQRPQEDHAVGANGQAITAPPTGGSGGDREITLKPKAIKAHPVLESTMLPYAQMSIYTQYTSPKNPIGVTPFQPTGGAFKSMPISPKGCSGSGSGKSDEAAAALQPHIKQEDIKQEPPSPYKLNGGSVSAAGVVSSAPPQNSGGSSGVGAIFNFNVPTATALSQKQFQYPMHHAHRSPTDLRAAHQACVPSSPAAMSLGHAANMATPPASAPAQIMGAGPAPGPKMFFAMTSQYSLLPRSHQPGTPSLEHLQMEAFAGGYIFKNHNGLPPPVSAQPTMLLHGYTPSHSAEPPASSPSYKSMPSTPKSATYHMSAPPPERGSQEGGEESDMDADGQQFILAPTPAQLGRAPLQRRKNLSQSKSESNVSFGANLGASNGGGQHISRKLHSPTMMDASSPIIGHVNSSSLSSALPTPTSSTTTPNSDEQLPLTPTTSNSNSQPKSPLKGVSAGAGAAAAAAAVAHKKKNDELNNSVLKQVDFEKKYKALPQFQPEDCQSPSAIAVPSSPRVYGTNYRKKNTAPVPVQKLICEDDSIDEPASAPPTTTQRFFGPDFNNELKELESSDQTGRSPRTPKTPLQSARSDASEKGHRKVLETRRNLVMQLFAVHGNFPTAQATIAFQTKHIDVFPRKQDLQLKIREVRQKLLGQASCTPHSAGPNTPSDSNSSSTTLSANSAHTTNATPNAAGVKEQQQQDLEQHSQGKANET; encoded by the exons ATGAATGCGTTCCAGGATTTCGAGCTGGGAGCGAAATTATATTTACAGTGCTTAT TATCCCTGAGCAGTTCACGCTCGGCCACGCCATCGTATACATCACCCGTGAATCATGCCGGCGCCTCGCCGCTAAATGCCATCGCCCACTCGCCGGTCAATGTGTCCTCGAACCATCACCACAGGCAGAACTTTTTCACGCCCATTGCTGCCACCAATCAATCCCAGCAACCTACCGCCGTGACATCTGTGGCATCGATTGGTCCTTTGGATACGGGAAAATGGAAGACTACGCCCAGTCCGGTCCTTTAcaatgccaacaacaacaacaacaatggatGGGAGgggaacaacagcaacagtggaGCATCAGGAAATGGAacaggagggggaggaggtggagcaCAACCACTGCCAATGCCGCCACAAACAACGGCCGTATCGCTGGTCATGCATGCCCCACCGccgcaacaccagcagcatcaacatcaacaaccACCTGCCGCACACCTCAATGCACTGCCAGGACCTGGAGCGCCGCCCAGCAGTGTGGGGCATGCCACCAGCGTGATACGCAtctccagcagccagcagcatgCGACaactcagcagcagcagctgccgcagcagtcgcagcatCCCCATCCTCACGTGGTTGCGTCTCAGAACCAAACGTTTCATCCCGTGATCGTGGATGCCACACAGCTGACGGTGACGTCCATGCCGGTTCAGTCcatgatgcagcagcaggtgccGCACACTTCGGTTTCATTTCATCATCCCAACACGCCCACCAACACCACCTCTGTGGCAGTCACGTCGATAGTGcatggccacggccacggccagggccagggccagggccaggagaAAGTGTTGCCAAAAAACG GCTACAATGCGCCTAGCCATCCATGGTACAAGATTCTGCCACAAATGCCGCCCATGACCAAGGCGCCACAAGGTCCGGCCAcaccgacaacgacaacgaccgCCAGCAACTACAGCGTGGTCATGAtgcaccaacagcaacagcagcagcaacagcagcagcagcagcagccatcgcCCCAGCAGAGCCCcttgggaggaggaggagtaggaggtgctgtccaacagcagcagacgtCTCTGaatcacaacaacaaccatatGATTGTGCCGAATCCGATGTCGTCGCCCGGCAAGCCGCTCAACTGTTCCATGAACGATGCCAaggtggcagcagctgctgctgcagcagccgccgcagcggtGACCCATCAGCAGGCGGCgccggtggcggtggctgcaGAGGAGCAGGATGACCAGCTGGACGACGATGTGTTCGAATCCACTCCCGCTCCGGCGGCGGCCATAACCAACGGAAAGAAACAGACGGCGGCcatgcagcggcagcaaacgTACACGAGCAACAGCAATATCCGGAAGCTGGAGGAGTGCCATGACGACGGCGCCAATGGAGGAGCACCCATCACTTCGGCTGCCAAGCGGAGGAGTCAATCCTTGAGcgccctgcagcagcagcagcagcaacaggcagcacaacagcagcaacaggcggcagcagcatcggcggCAGGAGGAGCGGCTGGTGGACAGCCAGCGGCAGCGAACAAGAAGATACGCAGGCCGATGAATGCATTCATGATCTTCTCGAAGAAGCACCGCAAGATGGTCCACAAGAAGCATCCGAATCAGGACAATCGAACGGTCAGCAAGATCCTCGGCGAATGGTGGTATGCCCTGAAGCCGGAGCAGAAGGCCCAGTACCATGAGCTGGCGAGCGTCGTGAAGGATGAGCATTTCAAGCAGCATCCCGAgtggaaatggtgctccaagGACCGCCGCAAGTCCTCCACGTCGACGGCTGCCGGCAAggcaggagcagctggagctgctgctgccgcaggcGATGCCAAGTCGCGTCTGGCCTCGGTGGATGGCTCCGATTCGCTGGAGCATGACATGTGCCCCAACACGCCGGGCGGGCAGGGCGATCACCAGGGCGACATCATCCCACTGACGATCGACAACTACAACAGCGCCTGTGATGAAGCGCCCACCACGATCTCTGGCGGCAAGGGGGGCAAGCTCCTGAAGAACGAACTGCACTCGGATGAGGACGAGCAGATGCTGGTGGTGGAGGATCAGCCGCCCTGCAAGAAGCTCGACCTGCAGTGTCGCGAACGTGTAAACGATTCGGACATGGATGATGCCCCCTACGATTACcgcaagcagcaacagcaacagcaggaaaaAGATCAG CGCCCGCAGGAGGATCATGCGGTCGGTGCCAATGGCCAGGCCATAACTGCACCGCCGactggtggcagcggcggcgatCGCGAGATTACGCTCAAGCCGAAGGCAATCAAGGCGCATCCGGTGCTGGAGAGCACCATGCTGCCATATGCCCAGATGTCGATCTATACACAGTACACTAGTCCCAAGAATCCAATCGGTGTAACACCATTCCAACCCACAG GCGGCGCCTTCAAGTCGATGCCCATCAGCCCCAAGggctgcagcggcagtggcagcggcaaatCCGACGAGGCGGCTGCCGCACTGCAGCCACATATCAAGCAGGAGGACATTAAACAGGAGCCACCATCGCCATATAAACTGAACGGCGGCTCGGTATCCGCCGCCGGTGTGGTCAGCAGTGCACCGCCGCAGAACAGTGGTGGGAGCTCCGGTGTGGGAGCCATCTTCAATTTCAATGTGCCAACAGCGACGGCCCTCAGCCAGAAGCAGTTCCAGTATCCCATGCATCACGCGCATCGCAGTCCCACGGACCTGAGAG CCGCCCATCAGGCCTGTGTGCCCTCATCGCCGGCGGCCATGAGTCTGGGACATGCTGCCAATATGGCCACACCACCGGCCTCCGCACCAGCACAGATCATGGGTGCAGGTCCAGCCCCAGGCCCAAAGATGTTCTTTGCCATGACAAGTCAG TACTCCCTGCTGCCGCGGTCCCATCAGCCGGGGACACCCTCGCTGGAGCATCTGCAGATGGAGGCCTTTGCGGGCGGCTATATATTCAAGAATCACAACGGACTGCCGCCACCAGTCAGTGCCCAGCCGACAATGCTGCTCCATGGCTATACGCCGAGTCACAGCGCAGAGCCGCCGGCGAGTTCGCCCTCGTACAAGTCGATGCCCTCCACCCCGAAGTCGGCGACATATCACATGAGTGCACCTCCGCCAGAGCGTGGCAGCCAGGAAGGAGGCGAGGAGAGCGACATGGATGCCGATGGGCAGCAGTTCATATTGGCCCCAACGCCGGCACAATTGGGACGAGCACCGCTGCAGCGGCGCAAGAATTTAT ctcAAAGCAAGTCGGAGAGCAATGTTTCGTTCGGAGCGAATCTGGGGGCCAGCAATGGGGGTGGTCAGCACATCAGTCGGAAGCTGCACTCCCCCACAATGATGGATGCCTCGTCGCCCATCATTGGTCATGTGAATAGTTCCAGCCTCAGTTCGGCACTGCCCACGCCCACCTCCTCGACAACGACGCCCAATAGCGATGAGCAACTGCCTCTGACGCCCACGacgagcaacagcaacagtcaGCCCAAGTCTCCGTTGAAGGGGGTGtcggcaggggcgggggcagcagcagcagcggcagcagtggccCACAAAAAGAAGAACGATGAATTGAACAA CAGTGTACTCAAGCAAGTGGACTTTGAGAAGAAATACAAGGCACTGCCGCAGTTCCAGCCAGAGGATTGCCAGTCGCCCAGTGCCATAGCTGTGCCCTCCTCCCCGCGAGTGTACGGAACCAATTATCGCAAGAAGAACAcagcgccagtgccagtgcagAAGCTAA TTTGCGAAGATGATTCCATTGATGAGCCCGCCTCGGCACCGCCAACCACAACGCAGCGCTTCTTTGGGCCCGACTTTAACAACGAGCTGAAGG AACTGGAGAGCTCGGATCAGACGGGACGGTCGCCCCGTACGCCCAAGACGCCGCTGCAGAGTGCCAGATCGGATGCCAGCGAGAAGGGGCATCGTAAGGTGCTGGAAACGCGGCGCAATTTGGTTATGCAGCTGTTTGCCGTTCACGGCAACTTCCCAACAGCACAGGCCACAATTGCCTTTCAG ACCAAGCACATCGATGTGTTTCCGCGCAAACAGGATCTGCAGCTGAAGATACGCGAAGTGCGACAAAAGTTGCTGGGACAGGCATCCTGCACACCGCACTCGGCCGGCCCCAATACGCCGTCCGACTCGAATTCGTCGTCGACCACGCTGAGCGCCAACAGTGCACACACCACAAACGCGACACCGAATGCGGCAG GTgtaaaggagcagcagcagcaggacttGGAGCAGCATTCTCAGGGCAAAGCAAATGAAACGTAG
- the cic gene encoding putative transcription factor capicua isoform X11 — translation MNAFQDFELGAKLYLQCLLSLSSSRSATPSYTSPVNHAGASPLNAIAHSPVNVSSNHHHRQNFFTPIAATNQSQQPTAVTSVASIGPLDTGKWKTTPSPVLYNANNNNNNGWEGNNSNSGASGNGTGGGGGGAQPLPMPPQTTAVSLVMHAPPPQHQQHQHQQPPAAHLNALPGPGAPPSSVGHATSVIRISSSQQHATTQQQQLPQQSQHPHPHVVASQNQTFHPVIVDATQLTVTSMPVQSMMQQQVPHTSVSFHHPNTPTNTTSVAVTSIVHGHGHGQGQGQGQEKVLPKNGYNAPSHPWYKILPQMPPMTKAPQGPATPTTTTTASNYSVVMMHQQQQQQQQQQQQQPSPQQSPLGGGGVGGAVQQQQTSLNHNNNHMIVPNPMSSPGKPLNCSMNDAKVAAAAAAAAAAAVTHQQAAPVAVAAEEQDDQLDDDVFESTPAPAAAITNGKKQTAAMQRQQTYTSNSNIRKLEECHDDGANGGAPITSAAKRRSQSLSALQQQQQQQAAQQQQQAAAASAAGGAAGGQPAAANKKIRRPMNAFMIFSKKHRKMVHKKHPNQDNRTVSKILGEWWYALKPEQKAQYHELASVVKDEHFKQHPEWKWCSKDRRKSSTSTAAGKAGAAGAAAAAGDAKSRLASVDGSDSLEHDMCPNTPGGQGDHQGDIIPLTIDNYNSACDEAPTTISGGKGGKLLKNELHSDEDEQMLVVEDQPPCKKLDLQCRERVNDSDMDDAPYDYRKQQQQQQEKDQRPQEDHAVGANGQAITAPPTGGSGGDREITLKPKAIKAHPVLESTMLPYAQMSIYTQYTSPKNPIGVTPFQPTGGAFKSMPISPKGCSGSGSGKSDEAAAALQPHIKQEDIKQEPPSPYKLNGGSVSAAGVVSSAPPQNSGGSSGVGAIFNFNVPTATALSQKQFQYPMHHAHRSPTDLRAAAHQACVPSSPAAMSLGHAANMATPPASAPAQIMGAGPAPGPKMFFAMTSQYSLLPRSHQPGTPSLEHLQMEAFAGGYIFKNHNGLPPPVSAQPTMLLHGYTPSHSAEPPASSPSYKSMPSTPKSATYHMSAPPPERGSQEGGEESDMDADGQQFILAPTPAQLGRAPLQRRKNLSQSKSESNVSFGANLGASNGGGQHISRKLHSPTMMDASSPIIGHVNSSSLSSALPTPTSSTTTPNSDEQLPLTPTTSNSNSQPKSPLKGVSAGAGAAAAAAAVAHKKKNDELNNSVLKQVDFEKKYKALPQFQPEDCQSPSAIAVPSSPRVYGTNYRKKNTAPVPVQKLICEDDSIDEPASAPPTTTQRFFGPDFNNELKDQCFTELESSDQTGRSPRTPKTPLQSARSDASEKGHRKVLETRRNLVMQLFAVHGNFPTAQATIAFQTKHIDVFPRKQDLQLKIREVRQKLLGQASCTPHSAGPNTPSDSNSSSTTLSANSAHTTNATPNAAGVKEQQQQDLEQHSQGKANET, via the exons ATGAATGCGTTCCAGGATTTCGAGCTGGGAGCGAAATTATATTTACAGTGCTTAT TATCCCTGAGCAGTTCACGCTCGGCCACGCCATCGTATACATCACCCGTGAATCATGCCGGCGCCTCGCCGCTAAATGCCATCGCCCACTCGCCGGTCAATGTGTCCTCGAACCATCACCACAGGCAGAACTTTTTCACGCCCATTGCTGCCACCAATCAATCCCAGCAACCTACCGCCGTGACATCTGTGGCATCGATTGGTCCTTTGGATACGGGAAAATGGAAGACTACGCCCAGTCCGGTCCTTTAcaatgccaacaacaacaacaacaatggatGGGAGgggaacaacagcaacagtggaGCATCAGGAAATGGAacaggagggggaggaggtggagcaCAACCACTGCCAATGCCGCCACAAACAACGGCCGTATCGCTGGTCATGCATGCCCCACCGccgcaacaccagcagcatcaacatcaacaaccACCTGCCGCACACCTCAATGCACTGCCAGGACCTGGAGCGCCGCCCAGCAGTGTGGGGCATGCCACCAGCGTGATACGCAtctccagcagccagcagcatgCGACaactcagcagcagcagctgccgcagcagtcgcagcatCCCCATCCTCACGTGGTTGCGTCTCAGAACCAAACGTTTCATCCCGTGATCGTGGATGCCACACAGCTGACGGTGACGTCCATGCCGGTTCAGTCcatgatgcagcagcaggtgccGCACACTTCGGTTTCATTTCATCATCCCAACACGCCCACCAACACCACCTCTGTGGCAGTCACGTCGATAGTGcatggccacggccacggccagggccagggccagggccaggagaAAGTGTTGCCAAAAAACG GCTACAATGCGCCTAGCCATCCATGGTACAAGATTCTGCCACAAATGCCGCCCATGACCAAGGCGCCACAAGGTCCGGCCAcaccgacaacgacaacgaccgCCAGCAACTACAGCGTGGTCATGAtgcaccaacagcaacagcagcagcaacagcagcagcagcagcagccatcgcCCCAGCAGAGCCCcttgggaggaggaggagtaggaggtgctgtccaacagcagcagacgtCTCTGaatcacaacaacaaccatatGATTGTGCCGAATCCGATGTCGTCGCCCGGCAAGCCGCTCAACTGTTCCATGAACGATGCCAaggtggcagcagctgctgctgcagcagccgccgcagcggtGACCCATCAGCAGGCGGCgccggtggcggtggctgcaGAGGAGCAGGATGACCAGCTGGACGACGATGTGTTCGAATCCACTCCCGCTCCGGCGGCGGCCATAACCAACGGAAAGAAACAGACGGCGGCcatgcagcggcagcaaacgTACACGAGCAACAGCAATATCCGGAAGCTGGAGGAGTGCCATGACGACGGCGCCAATGGAGGAGCACCCATCACTTCGGCTGCCAAGCGGAGGAGTCAATCCTTGAGcgccctgcagcagcagcagcagcaacaggcagcacaacagcagcaacaggcggcagcagcatcggcggCAGGAGGAGCGGCTGGTGGACAGCCAGCGGCAGCGAACAAGAAGATACGCAGGCCGATGAATGCATTCATGATCTTCTCGAAGAAGCACCGCAAGATGGTCCACAAGAAGCATCCGAATCAGGACAATCGAACGGTCAGCAAGATCCTCGGCGAATGGTGGTATGCCCTGAAGCCGGAGCAGAAGGCCCAGTACCATGAGCTGGCGAGCGTCGTGAAGGATGAGCATTTCAAGCAGCATCCCGAgtggaaatggtgctccaagGACCGCCGCAAGTCCTCCACGTCGACGGCTGCCGGCAAggcaggagcagctggagctgctgctgccgcaggcGATGCCAAGTCGCGTCTGGCCTCGGTGGATGGCTCCGATTCGCTGGAGCATGACATGTGCCCCAACACGCCGGGCGGGCAGGGCGATCACCAGGGCGACATCATCCCACTGACGATCGACAACTACAACAGCGCCTGTGATGAAGCGCCCACCACGATCTCTGGCGGCAAGGGGGGCAAGCTCCTGAAGAACGAACTGCACTCGGATGAGGACGAGCAGATGCTGGTGGTGGAGGATCAGCCGCCCTGCAAGAAGCTCGACCTGCAGTGTCGCGAACGTGTAAACGATTCGGACATGGATGATGCCCCCTACGATTACcgcaagcagcaacagcaacagcaggaaaaAGATCAG CGCCCGCAGGAGGATCATGCGGTCGGTGCCAATGGCCAGGCCATAACTGCACCGCCGactggtggcagcggcggcgatCGCGAGATTACGCTCAAGCCGAAGGCAATCAAGGCGCATCCGGTGCTGGAGAGCACCATGCTGCCATATGCCCAGATGTCGATCTATACACAGTACACTAGTCCCAAGAATCCAATCGGTGTAACACCATTCCAACCCACAG GCGGCGCCTTCAAGTCGATGCCCATCAGCCCCAAGggctgcagcggcagtggcagcggcaaatCCGACGAGGCGGCTGCCGCACTGCAGCCACATATCAAGCAGGAGGACATTAAACAGGAGCCACCATCGCCATATAAACTGAACGGCGGCTCGGTATCCGCCGCCGGTGTGGTCAGCAGTGCACCGCCGCAGAACAGTGGTGGGAGCTCCGGTGTGGGAGCCATCTTCAATTTCAATGTGCCAACAGCGACGGCCCTCAGCCAGAAGCAGTTCCAGTATCCCATGCATCACGCGCATCGCAGTCCCACGGACCTGAGAG CAGCCGCCCATCAGGCCTGTGTGCCCTCATCGCCGGCGGCCATGAGTCTGGGACATGCTGCCAATATGGCCACACCACCGGCCTCCGCACCAGCACAGATCATGGGTGCAGGTCCAGCCCCAGGCCCAAAGATGTTCTTTGCCATGACAAGTCAG TACTCCCTGCTGCCGCGGTCCCATCAGCCGGGGACACCCTCGCTGGAGCATCTGCAGATGGAGGCCTTTGCGGGCGGCTATATATTCAAGAATCACAACGGACTGCCGCCACCAGTCAGTGCCCAGCCGACAATGCTGCTCCATGGCTATACGCCGAGTCACAGCGCAGAGCCGCCGGCGAGTTCGCCCTCGTACAAGTCGATGCCCTCCACCCCGAAGTCGGCGACATATCACATGAGTGCACCTCCGCCAGAGCGTGGCAGCCAGGAAGGAGGCGAGGAGAGCGACATGGATGCCGATGGGCAGCAGTTCATATTGGCCCCAACGCCGGCACAATTGGGACGAGCACCGCTGCAGCGGCGCAAGAATTTAT ctcAAAGCAAGTCGGAGAGCAATGTTTCGTTCGGAGCGAATCTGGGGGCCAGCAATGGGGGTGGTCAGCACATCAGTCGGAAGCTGCACTCCCCCACAATGATGGATGCCTCGTCGCCCATCATTGGTCATGTGAATAGTTCCAGCCTCAGTTCGGCACTGCCCACGCCCACCTCCTCGACAACGACGCCCAATAGCGATGAGCAACTGCCTCTGACGCCCACGacgagcaacagcaacagtcaGCCCAAGTCTCCGTTGAAGGGGGTGtcggcaggggcgggggcagcagcagcagcggcagcagtggccCACAAAAAGAAGAACGATGAATTGAACAA CAGTGTACTCAAGCAAGTGGACTTTGAGAAGAAATACAAGGCACTGCCGCAGTTCCAGCCAGAGGATTGCCAGTCGCCCAGTGCCATAGCTGTGCCCTCCTCCCCGCGAGTGTACGGAACCAATTATCGCAAGAAGAACAcagcgccagtgccagtgcagAAGCTAA TTTGCGAAGATGATTCCATTGATGAGCCCGCCTCGGCACCGCCAACCACAACGCAGCGCTTCTTTGGGCCCGACTTTAACAACGAGCTGAAGG ATCAATGTTTTACAGAACTGGAGAGCTCGGATCAGACGGGACGGTCGCCCCGTACGCCCAAGACGCCGCTGCAGAGTGCCAGATCGGATGCCAGCGAGAAGGGGCATCGTAAGGTGCTGGAAACGCGGCGCAATTTGGTTATGCAGCTGTTTGCCGTTCACGGCAACTTCCCAACAGCACAGGCCACAATTGCCTTTCAG ACCAAGCACATCGATGTGTTTCCGCGCAAACAGGATCTGCAGCTGAAGATACGCGAAGTGCGACAAAAGTTGCTGGGACAGGCATCCTGCACACCGCACTCGGCCGGCCCCAATACGCCGTCCGACTCGAATTCGTCGTCGACCACGCTGAGCGCCAACAGTGCACACACCACAAACGCGACACCGAATGCGGCAG GTgtaaaggagcagcagcagcaggacttGGAGCAGCATTCTCAGGGCAAAGCAAATGAAACGTAG